From a region of the Qipengyuania spongiae genome:
- the argB gene encoding acetylglutamate kinase: protein MNDMDTIRAKAETLIEALPYLRRYAGRTFVVKYGGHAMGEERAAREFAEDVVLLKAVGINPVVVHGGGPQIGAMLAKLGVESRFVDGLRVTDKATADIAEMVLSGAINKQLVGWIARAGGRALGLSGKDGGLVTATKVERTQKDPESNIERALDLGFVGEPTHVDTSVIETATAAGLIPVVAPIGAGEDGHTYNINADTMAGALASALGAARLFLLTDVAGVLDKSGELLTDLTPADIAELRADGTIGGGMIPKLETCVHAVENGCDAAVVLDGRVPHAMLLEFFTEQGAGTLIRAEEDGR from the coding sequence ATGAACGACATGGACACCATCCGCGCCAAGGCGGAAACGCTGATCGAGGCGCTGCCCTACCTCCGCCGCTACGCCGGGCGGACCTTCGTGGTCAAATATGGCGGTCACGCCATGGGCGAGGAACGCGCCGCCCGCGAATTCGCCGAGGACGTGGTGCTGTTGAAAGCGGTCGGCATTAATCCGGTCGTCGTCCATGGCGGGGGCCCGCAAATCGGCGCGATGCTGGCAAAGCTCGGCGTCGAGAGCCGCTTCGTCGATGGCCTGCGCGTGACCGACAAGGCGACCGCCGATATCGCCGAAATGGTCCTCTCGGGCGCGATCAACAAGCAGCTCGTCGGCTGGATCGCTCGCGCCGGCGGCCGCGCATTGGGCCTTTCGGGCAAGGATGGCGGCCTCGTCACCGCGACCAAGGTCGAACGCACGCAGAAGGATCCGGAAAGCAATATCGAGCGGGCGCTGGATCTCGGCTTCGTCGGCGAACCGACCCATGTCGACACCAGCGTGATCGAGACCGCGACCGCTGCAGGGCTGATCCCCGTCGTCGCCCCGATCGGTGCGGGCGAGGACGGGCATACCTACAACATCAATGCCGACACGATGGCCGGCGCACTCGCCTCGGCGCTGGGTGCAGCGCGGCTATTCCTGCTGACCGACGTCGCGGGTGTACTCGACAAGAGCGGCGAGCTGCTCACCGATCTGACGCCCGCCGACATCGCGGAGCTGCGCGCCGACGGCACGATCGGCGGCGGGATGATCCCCAAGCTCGAAACCTGCGTCCACGCGGTCGAGAACGGCTGCGATGCGGCGGTGGTGCTGGATGGGCGGGTGCCGCATGCCATGCTGCTCGAGTTCTTCACCGAACAGGGCGCCGGAACTCTCATCCGCGCCGAAGAAGACGGGCGCTAG
- a CDS encoding YggT family protein, with protein sequence MQALYTIYEIIAMLTNVLVMLIIIQFIIGLLFAFNVVNSSNEFLSSFYMAINRLLDPILRPIRNIMPNTGAIDFSPLVLIILLNVVLIVLGGIIYN encoded by the coding sequence ATGCAGGCGCTCTACACGATCTACGAAATCATCGCGATGCTCACCAATGTGCTGGTGATGCTGATCATCATCCAGTTCATCATCGGGCTGCTGTTCGCCTTCAACGTGGTGAACAGCTCGAACGAGTTTCTCTCCAGCTTCTACATGGCGATCAACCGGCTGTTGGACCCGATCCTGCGTCCGATCCGGAACATCATGCCCAACACCGGGGCGATCGATTTCTCGCCGCTGGTGCTGATCATCCTGCTCAATGTCGTCCTGATCGTGCTGGGCGGGATCATCTACAACTGA
- the folD gene encoding bifunctional methylenetetrahydrofolate dehydrogenase/methenyltetrahydrofolate cyclohydrolase FolD, whose amino-acid sequence MVAETIDGKAFAARLRERVGEAAARFEEKAGRKAGLAVVLVGEDPASQVYVRSKGKATLAASMNSFEHRLEADTSQDDLLALVERLNADDAVDGILVQLPLPAHIDAQAVIAAIDPDKDVDGFHVTNAGRLAVGQAGFVPCTPMGCMMLLTDRLGDLSGLDAVVIGRSNIVGKPMAQLLLDANATVTIAHSRTRDLAAVVRRADIVVAAVGRAEMVKAEWLKPGATVIDVGINRLPPADGEEKGRLVGDVDYGPASQVASAITPVPGGVGPMTIAVLLRNTLVAAHRNAGLTAPEGI is encoded by the coding sequence ATGGTTGCCGAGACGATCGACGGGAAGGCCTTCGCCGCACGCCTGCGCGAGCGCGTGGGCGAAGCTGCCGCGCGGTTTGAGGAGAAGGCGGGGCGCAAGGCCGGCCTGGCCGTTGTTCTGGTAGGCGAGGATCCGGCGAGCCAGGTCTATGTCCGTTCGAAGGGAAAGGCCACGCTCGCTGCCAGCATGAACAGCTTCGAGCACCGGCTGGAGGCGGACACATCGCAGGACGATCTGCTTGCACTGGTCGAGCGGCTCAATGCCGACGATGCGGTCGACGGCATCCTCGTGCAGTTGCCGCTGCCGGCTCATATCGACGCGCAGGCGGTGATCGCGGCAATCGATCCCGACAAGGACGTCGACGGGTTTCATGTGACCAATGCCGGGCGGCTTGCGGTGGGGCAGGCGGGCTTCGTGCCCTGCACGCCGATGGGCTGCATGATGCTGCTGACCGACCGGCTGGGGGACCTTTCCGGACTCGACGCGGTGGTGATCGGCCGGTCGAACATCGTCGGCAAGCCGATGGCGCAGCTCCTGCTCGACGCCAACGCTACCGTCACCATCGCGCACAGCCGGACCAGGGATCTCGCCGCGGTGGTTCGCCGGGCGGACATCGTGGTCGCAGCGGTGGGACGGGCGGAGATGGTCAAGGCCGAATGGTTGAAACCGGGGGCGACGGTGATCGATGTCGGCATCAACCGGCTGCCCCCCGCGGATGGCGAGGAAAAGGGCAGGCTGGTCGGCGACGTGGACTACGGTCCGGCCAGCCAAGTGGCGTCGGCCATCACGCCGGTCCCTGGCGGGGTGGGCCCGATGACCATCGCGGTTCTCTTGCGCAACACGCTCGTCGCCGCGCACCGCAATGCCGGGCTGACAGCACCGGAAGGGATTTGA
- a CDS encoding MarC family protein, protein MSELFISAFITLFVVIDPPGCAPIYAGLTKGATVAQRRNMALRACGIATVILLFFAFLGEELFGALHIELDAFRIAGGLMLFFIAFEMVFEKRTQRREERAEKLAADPEVEDVSVFPMAMPMLAGPGAIAAVMLLMNEADSSEEAMAVFGALAAVMIITGLALVAAGPLLRVLGDKVEAVITRLLGVLLSALAAQYVIDGLRGSFGV, encoded by the coding sequence ATGAGCGAACTCTTCATTTCCGCCTTCATCACGCTTTTCGTGGTGATCGATCCGCCCGGCTGTGCCCCGATCTATGCCGGGCTGACCAAGGGGGCGACTGTCGCCCAGCGGCGCAACATGGCGCTGCGGGCCTGCGGGATCGCCACGGTAATCCTGCTGTTCTTCGCCTTCCTCGGCGAGGAGCTGTTCGGCGCGCTCCATATCGAACTCGATGCCTTCCGGATCGCGGGCGGGCTGATGCTGTTCTTCATTGCTTTCGAAATGGTGTTCGAAAAGCGCACCCAGCGGCGCGAGGAACGTGCGGAAAAGCTTGCCGCCGATCCCGAGGTCGAGGACGTTTCCGTGTTCCCCATGGCCATGCCCATGCTGGCCGGGCCGGGCGCGATCGCGGCCGTCATGCTTCTGATGAACGAGGCGGATAGCAGCGAGGAAGCGATGGCGGTGTTCGGCGCGCTGGCCGCCGTGATGATCATCACCGGACTCGCTCTGGTCGCCGCCGGTCCGCTGCTGCGCGTGCTGGGCGACAAGGTGGAGGCGGTCATTACCCGTCTGCTGGGCGTGCTGCTGTCCGCACTCGCCGCGCAATATGTGATCGACGGGCTGCGCGGCAGCTTCGGGGTCTGA